The following are from one region of the Candidatus Binataceae bacterium genome:
- a CDS encoding pilus assembly protein TadG-related protein: MPSEYPHKIGRLVLRDVHLDRIGIRRIRPDVLQRIRHRHPGQTFLLISIAIAMLVGIAAVAVDVGNLWTTRRLMQSAADAGAVAGADEIAIGGGSSQITTAAKDASSHNGFADGGTRPGTSNTVAVHNPPKGRNVNASFHRVPPAL, encoded by the coding sequence GTGCCATCCGAATACCCTCATAAAATAGGTCGGCTGGTTCTCCGAGACGTCCACCTGGACCGCATTGGAATTCGCCGCATACGGCCCGACGTACTACAGCGGATACGACACAGGCATCCCGGACAGACTTTTCTCCTGATCAGCATCGCCATTGCCATGCTGGTCGGAATCGCGGCCGTGGCCGTGGATGTAGGGAACTTGTGGACCACGCGGCGGCTGATGCAGAGCGCGGCGGATGCGGGGGCGGTCGCAGGTGCCGATGAAATTGCCATCGGCGGCGGCAGCTCGCAGATAACCACCGCGGCCAAGGACGCGTCGTCGCACAACGGTTTTGCCGACGGCGGCACTCGTCCCGGCACCTCGAACACCGTCGCGGTCCACAATCCGCCGAAGGGCCGCAACGTCAATGCGTCGTTTCATCGGGTCCCCCCTGCCCTCTGA
- a CDS encoding TadE/TadG family type IV pilus assembly protein, with protein MTRWRKFSTGQGATELALALPLVVVLLFVVCQFARVFYVAMGVASAARAGVQYGAQSYVKAIDTTGMNTAATSDGKNIPGLTASSTHFCMCDGNQCSPMQSTPCVVSCSAPPSTCTEPKVFVKVTTSATFQTGISWGLPSTIPLSSIAVLQAQKGTS; from the coding sequence GTGACTAGATGGCGGAAATTTTCCACAGGACAAGGCGCGACCGAACTGGCCCTGGCACTGCCGTTAGTCGTGGTCCTGCTGTTTGTCGTCTGTCAGTTTGCCCGTGTGTTTTACGTGGCGATGGGCGTCGCCAGCGCGGCGCGCGCCGGCGTACAGTACGGGGCGCAGAGCTATGTGAAAGCCATCGATACCACCGGGATGAACACGGCGGCGACCAGCGACGGCAAGAATATACCGGGGCTGACGGCCTCCTCGACTCATTTCTGCATGTGCGACGGCAATCAGTGCAGTCCCATGCAGAGCACTCCTTGCGTCGTTTCCTGCAGCGCGCCGCCCTCCACTTGCACCGAGCCCAAGGTCTTCGTGAAGGTGACCACCAGCGCAACCTTCCAGACGGGGATTAGCTGGGGTCTTCCGAGCACCATCCCGTTGAGCTCGATCGCGGTGCTCCAGGCACAGAAGGGGACGTCATGA
- a CDS encoding TadE/TadG family type IV pilus assembly protein: MKSRARIDPRGRLRGWLRGQTYAEFMMVVLPTISLIFGIFSFAMIIYTYSFLSNAARDAVRYAIVHGSKSSSPATGDTIQTYVRNEAKGINPSAISVTSCWNPQAPPNQCPGATGNNSPGKVVSVSVSYSYHPFYPFSAVTLPLTSSAQMVIDYWSAADRHRSFAPPHASSLAGAFLFARFSATNLMLEAPLSSVREARDRGDRALDSSRR; encoded by the coding sequence ATGAAATCGCGCGCCCGAATCGATCCGCGAGGCCGCCTGCGCGGGTGGTTGCGCGGACAGACCTATGCGGAGTTCATGATGGTCGTGCTGCCGACGATATCGCTCATTTTCGGCATCTTCAGCTTCGCCATGATCATCTACACCTACAGCTTCCTCTCCAATGCCGCTCGCGACGCCGTCCGCTATGCGATCGTGCACGGCTCGAAGAGCTCATCGCCGGCAACCGGCGACACGATCCAGACCTACGTGCGCAACGAGGCAAAGGGCATCAATCCCAGCGCGATTTCGGTTACTTCCTGCTGGAATCCTCAAGCGCCGCCCAACCAGTGCCCAGGCGCGACCGGAAACAATTCGCCGGGTAAAGTCGTTAGCGTCAGCGTCTCGTACAGCTATCATCCGTTCTACCCCTTCAGCGCCGTGACCCTGCCGTTGACGAGTTCGGCGCAGATGGTCATCGACTACTGGTCGGCAGCTGACCGGCATCGCTCTTTTGCGCCCCCGCACGCGTCGTCGCTTGCGGGGGCTTTTCTTTTCGCGCGATTTTCTGCGACAAACTTGATGCTAGAGGCGCCGCTTTCGTCAGTTCGCGAGGCACGAGACAGGGGCGACAGGGCTCTCGATTCATCCAGGAGATAA